The following coding sequences are from one Comamonas koreensis window:
- a CDS encoding SDR family NAD(P)-dependent oxidoreductase produces the protein MTQRFAGKVALVTGGAQGIGRAIVQAIADEGGSVGILDRAEDKAAEVAAAIVAQGGRAHAYGGNVADRDSFSSAIADLKHRYGRFDILVNNAIWVRYGPIADITPEALQRMVGTGFNSIVWGIQTAAEAMDDGGSIVNIASAAAFIGMPQGMVYCGVKAGALGLSRAAAAELGPRGIRVNSVCPGSIPTEGVGINVDAEKVRLRIAKTPMGRLGTVQDIARAACFFASDDSRFVTGESMLVDGGATQSFI, from the coding sequence ATGACACAACGCTTTGCAGGCAAGGTTGCACTCGTGACCGGCGGCGCCCAGGGTATCGGCCGCGCCATCGTCCAGGCCATCGCGGATGAGGGCGGCAGCGTCGGCATTCTGGACCGCGCCGAGGACAAGGCCGCCGAGGTGGCCGCAGCCATCGTGGCCCAGGGCGGCCGCGCCCACGCCTATGGCGGCAATGTGGCCGACCGCGACAGTTTCAGCAGCGCGATTGCTGATCTCAAGCACCGCTACGGCCGCTTTGACATCCTGGTCAACAACGCCATCTGGGTGCGCTACGGCCCGATTGCCGACATCACGCCCGAGGCGCTGCAGCGCATGGTGGGCACGGGCTTCAACTCCATCGTCTGGGGCATCCAGACGGCAGCGGAAGCCATGGACGACGGCGGCAGCATCGTCAACATCGCCTCGGCGGCCGCCTTTATCGGCATGCCCCAGGGCATGGTGTACTGCGGCGTCAAGGCCGGGGCACTGGGCCTGTCGCGCGCAGCAGCGGCGGAGCTCGGGCCACGCGGCATCCGCGTCAACTCCGTATGCCCTGGCTCCATCCCGACCGAAGGCGTGGGCATCAACGTGGATGCAGAAAAAGTGCGGCTGCGCATCGCCAAGACGCCGATGGGCCGCCTGGGCACGGTGCAGGACATTGCCCGCGCCGCCTGCTTTTTCGCGTCGGACGACAGCCGCTTTGTCACCGGCGAATCGATGCTGGTCGACGGCGGCGCCACCCAGTCCTTCATCTGA
- a CDS encoding 3-hydroxyacyl-CoA dehydrogenase NAD-binding domain-containing protein, with translation MSNVTFHSADGIGRICISHPPLNLFSHSLLTGLSAALAQFEADASLPLLLIYCEGPSFVAGADIAEFNNPAFSAEAINALLNRIEAQTRPVVVALHGTVFGAGMELALACHYRVAQKGTRLGLPEVKLGILPGAGGTQRLPRLVGASLALDMMLSGRPVPAQEALASGIVDAVEEGDPLAFGLAFGRQLLAQGGQPRRLSAQSAPPGEHSQAIAAALEAARQSPQYPAKEAIVLCVQQALTADFASGARAEAEAFKRLLPSAQSRALRHLFFAQRRSRQIPGLERQVPAGKIEQVGILGAGTMGSGIAMCFLNAGIRTVLVDAAAAGLERGLQLIRSTYEAQVAKGRMGAEQPSARLALLTSSLDDQALAPCDLVIEAVFEDMALKLQVCRRLGEVCKPGAIIASNTSTLDVDALAQATGRPADVVGMHFFSPANIMRLLEVVRGAETAPQVLKTVIDLAGKIGKTPVVSGVCFGFIGNRMAEVYLREAEFLLMEGASPAQIDEAVQALGLAMGPCRMLDMAGLDVGAKTVIECEKAGGLPPDASYRAVVRKMYALGRFGQKTGLGYYRYEGRNALSDPEAGRIAADLAQTHGIAQRSDMAAQEIVERLLYSMVNEGCKILDEGIAYRASDIDVVWAAGYGFPDFQGGPMFMAEEIGLAQIVARLEHYAASRGNRYGYWTVSPLLQRLAAQCQGFDSLQAA, from the coding sequence ATGAGCAACGTCACCTTTCACAGCGCAGACGGGATAGGCCGTATCTGCATCTCCCACCCGCCGCTGAACCTGTTCTCGCACAGCCTGCTGACGGGGCTGAGCGCCGCGCTGGCGCAGTTTGAGGCCGATGCCTCGCTGCCGCTGCTGCTGATCTACTGCGAAGGCCCGTCCTTTGTGGCGGGTGCGGACATTGCCGAGTTCAACAACCCGGCGTTTTCTGCCGAGGCCATCAATGCGCTGCTGAACCGCATCGAGGCGCAGACGCGGCCGGTGGTGGTAGCCCTGCATGGCACGGTATTTGGCGCTGGCATGGAGCTGGCCCTGGCCTGCCACTACCGTGTGGCACAAAAGGGAACCAGGCTGGGCCTGCCCGAGGTGAAACTGGGCATTCTGCCCGGCGCCGGCGGCACCCAGCGCCTGCCACGCCTGGTGGGCGCCAGCTTGGCGCTGGACATGATGCTGAGCGGCCGGCCGGTGCCTGCGCAAGAGGCGCTGGCCAGCGGCATCGTCGATGCGGTGGAGGAGGGCGACCCGCTGGCGTTTGGACTGGCCTTTGGCCGCCAGTTGCTGGCCCAGGGGGGCCAGCCGCGCCGCTTGAGCGCGCAAAGCGCCCCGCCCGGCGAGCACAGCCAGGCGATTGCGGCAGCGCTGGAGGCTGCACGCCAAAGCCCGCAGTACCCCGCCAAAGAGGCCATCGTGCTCTGCGTGCAGCAGGCGCTTACCGCTGACTTTGCCAGCGGCGCCCGTGCCGAGGCCGAGGCCTTCAAGCGCTTGCTGCCGTCGGCGCAGTCGCGCGCACTGCGCCATCTGTTTTTTGCACAGCGCCGCAGCCGGCAAATTCCTGGCCTGGAGCGGCAGGTGCCGGCCGGCAAGATCGAGCAGGTGGGCATTCTGGGGGCAGGCACCATGGGCAGCGGCATTGCGATGTGCTTTTTGAACGCCGGCATCCGCACCGTGCTGGTGGATGCCGCAGCTGCGGGGCTGGAGCGCGGGCTGCAACTGATCCGCTCGACCTATGAGGCCCAGGTGGCCAAGGGCCGCATGGGGGCTGAGCAGCCCAGCGCGCGCCTGGCGCTGTTGACCTCGTCGCTGGACGACCAGGCGCTGGCGCCCTGCGACCTGGTGATCGAGGCGGTGTTTGAGGACATGGCCCTGAAACTGCAGGTCTGCCGCCGTTTGGGCGAGGTCTGCAAGCCCGGCGCCATCATCGCCAGCAACACCTCGACCCTGGATGTGGATGCACTGGCACAGGCCACCGGACGGCCTGCCGATGTGGTGGGCATGCATTTTTTCAGCCCGGCCAACATCATGCGTTTGCTGGAGGTGGTGCGCGGCGCTGAGACGGCCCCGCAGGTGCTCAAGACCGTCATCGACCTGGCCGGCAAGATCGGCAAGACGCCGGTGGTCTCGGGCGTCTGCTTTGGCTTTATCGGCAACCGCATGGCCGAGGTTTACCTGCGCGAGGCCGAGTTCTTGCTGATGGAAGGCGCAAGCCCCGCGCAGATCGACGAGGCGGTGCAGGCGCTGGGCCTGGCGATGGGCCCTTGCCGCATGCTGGATATGGCCGGGCTCGATGTGGGCGCCAAGACGGTCATCGAATGCGAGAAGGCCGGCGGCCTGCCGCCCGATGCCAGCTACCGCGCGGTGGTGCGCAAGATGTATGCACTGGGCCGCTTTGGCCAGAAAACCGGCCTGGGCTACTACCGCTACGAAGGCCGCAACGCGCTGTCTGACCCGGAGGCTGGCCGCATCGCAGCCGACCTGGCGCAGACGCATGGCATTGCCCAGCGCAGTGATATGGCAGCGCAAGAGATTGTCGAGCGGTTGCTCTACAGCATGGTCAACGAGGGCTGCAAGATTCTGGATGAGGGCATTGCTTACCGCGCCAGCGATATCGATGTGGTCTGGGCGGCGGGCTATGGCTTTCCGGATTTTCAGGGCGGGCCCATGTTCATGGCCGAGGAGATTGGCCTGGCGCAGATCGTTGCGCGGCTGGAGCACTATGCCGCCAGCCGGGGCAACCGCTATGGCTACTGGACAGTGTCGCCACTGCTGCAGCGGCTGGCTGCACAGTGCCAGGGCTTTGACAGCCTGCAAGCCGCCTGA
- a CDS encoding acetyl-CoA C-acyltransferase yields the protein MKDAVIVSTARTGIGRAYKGSLNHTRSPQMMGHSIEHAVARAGVDPAEVDDVIVGCVLTGGTAGMNLARNALLAAGLPMSVAGQTIDRQCASGLMAIASAAKQVLVDGMQVVVAGGCENITAVQTSYMEWASRERDPAVIARAAHAYMPMLQTAEHVARQYRISREAQDAYALESQLRTARAQAAGLFDREIVPFSTQMAVTDKLTKEVSLQQVTLARDEGNRPDTSLEGLAALKPVIEGGVITAGNASQLSDGASACVVMDSVLAERRGLEVLGIYRGMAVAGCAPEEMGIGPIYAVPKLLAQHGLRVQDIGLWELNEAFACQALYCRDQLGIDPACFNVNGGGISIGHPYGMTGARIASHALLEGQRRGVRYVVATMCVGGGMGAAALFEVA from the coding sequence ATGAAAGACGCCGTCATTGTTTCCACCGCCCGCACGGGCATCGGCCGGGCCTACAAGGGCTCGCTCAACCACACCCGTTCGCCCCAGATGATGGGCCACAGCATCGAGCACGCGGTGGCGCGCGCCGGGGTGGACCCGGCGGAGGTGGACGATGTGATCGTCGGCTGCGTGCTGACCGGGGGCACCGCCGGCATGAACCTGGCACGCAATGCCTTGCTGGCCGCAGGCCTGCCGATGAGCGTGGCCGGGCAGACGATAGACCGGCAATGCGCCTCCGGCCTGATGGCGATTGCCAGCGCAGCCAAGCAGGTGCTGGTCGATGGCATGCAGGTGGTGGTGGCAGGCGGCTGCGAGAACATCACCGCCGTGCAAACGTCTTATATGGAATGGGCCAGCCGCGAGCGCGATCCGGCCGTCATCGCCCGCGCGGCCCATGCCTATATGCCGATGCTGCAAACGGCCGAGCATGTGGCGCGCCAGTACCGCATCAGCCGCGAGGCGCAGGATGCCTATGCGCTGGAGTCGCAGCTGCGCACCGCGCGCGCCCAGGCCGCTGGCCTGTTTGACCGTGAGATCGTGCCCTTCAGCACCCAGATGGCGGTGACGGACAAACTCACGAAGGAAGTCAGCCTGCAGCAGGTGACCCTGGCCCGCGACGAAGGCAACCGCCCCGACACCAGCCTGGAAGGGCTGGCCGCCCTCAAACCGGTGATCGAGGGCGGCGTCATCACCGCCGGCAATGCCAGCCAGCTGTCGGATGGCGCATCGGCCTGCGTGGTCATGGATTCGGTACTGGCCGAGCGCCGGGGCCTGGAGGTGCTGGGCATCTACCGGGGCATGGCAGTGGCTGGCTGCGCACCGGAAGAGATGGGCATCGGCCCCATTTATGCGGTCCCCAAGCTCTTGGCCCAGCACGGGCTGCGCGTGCAGGACATCGGCCTGTGGGAGCTGAACGAGGCCTTTGCCTGCCAGGCGCTGTACTGCCGCGACCAGCTGGGCATCGATCCAGCCTGCTTCAATGTCAACGGCGGCGGCATCTCCATCGGCCACCCCTATGGCATGACGGGCGCCCGCATCGCCAGCCATGCCTTGCTGGAAGGCCAGCGACGCGGTGTGCGCTATGTGGTGGCCACTATGTGCGTGGGCGGCGGTATGGGAGCGGCAGCCTTATTTGAGGTTGCTTAA
- a CDS encoding long-chain-fatty-acid--CoA ligase, which yields MQGLMQQRALRISGLLEHAARFHPQVEVVSRTPDGELTRSNWLTVSQRSQRLAAALLRQGMASGARMATLAWNTHRHLELYYAVSGAGAVLHTVNPRLFADQIRYIINHAADDYVFFDLSFAGLVAELAPSLKTVKAYVALCKPDQMPAMDLPAPLLCYEDLVAEDAGDFDWPELAEDSASSLCYTSGTTGNPKGVLYSHRSTVLHSWVVCAADGLALRARDCVLLTVPMFHVNAWGLPYASAMCGAKLVLPGPDLSGKALYQLMRDEGCTFSLGVPTVWMGFLQHVESLPAADKEALKLERIMMGGSAAPRAMIDQFDSLLGVTANQAWGMTETSPVATISTLLPQHEALARDARIDVHARQGRPMYGVDVAIFNDEGQQLPPGDPAPGELRVRGPWVISAYYGQDAGSALDAQGWFSTGDVARIDEEGFVQITDRAKDVIKSGGEWISSIDIENLALAHPAVKEAAVIGVHHERWQERPLLVIVRKPGTEVSGQELLNFMKDRLARWWLPDAVEFVDELPHTATGKLLKTRLREQFKGYRLPAATSSAPVAT from the coding sequence ATGCAAGGGCTAATGCAGCAGCGCGCGCTGCGGATTTCCGGCTTGCTGGAACATGCAGCACGCTTTCATCCCCAGGTGGAAGTCGTCTCCCGCACCCCGGACGGGGAGCTCACGCGCTCGAACTGGCTGACCGTGTCCCAGCGCTCGCAGCGCCTGGCCGCCGCCCTGCTGCGCCAGGGCATGGCCAGCGGTGCACGCATGGCTACGCTGGCCTGGAACACGCACCGCCATCTGGAGCTGTACTACGCCGTATCGGGCGCCGGCGCAGTGCTGCACACCGTCAACCCGCGCCTGTTTGCCGACCAGATCCGCTACATCATCAACCACGCGGCCGATGACTATGTGTTCTTCGATCTGAGCTTTGCCGGCCTGGTGGCCGAGCTGGCGCCCAGCCTCAAAACCGTCAAGGCCTATGTGGCGCTGTGCAAACCCGACCAGATGCCCGCGATGGACCTGCCCGCCCCGCTGCTGTGCTACGAGGACCTGGTGGCCGAGGACGCGGGCGATTTTGACTGGCCCGAGCTAGCCGAAGACAGCGCCTCATCGCTGTGCTACACCTCGGGCACCACCGGCAACCCCAAGGGCGTGCTCTACAGCCACCGCTCTACCGTGCTGCATTCCTGGGTGGTCTGCGCTGCCGATGGCTTGGCGCTGCGCGCCCGCGATTGCGTGCTGCTCACCGTGCCGATGTTCCATGTCAACGCCTGGGGCCTGCCCTATGCCAGCGCCATGTGCGGCGCCAAGCTGGTGCTGCCCGGGCCGGACTTGAGCGGTAAGGCGCTCTACCAGCTGATGCGCGACGAGGGCTGCACCTTCTCGCTGGGCGTTCCCACCGTCTGGATGGGCTTTTTGCAGCATGTGGAGAGCCTGCCAGCTGCCGACAAAGAGGCCTTGAAGCTCGAACGCATCATGATGGGCGGCTCGGCCGCACCGCGCGCGATGATCGACCAGTTCGACAGCCTGCTGGGCGTGACCGCCAACCAGGCCTGGGGCATGACCGAGACCAGTCCAGTGGCTACCATCAGCACCCTGCTGCCCCAGCATGAGGCACTGGCCCGCGACGCGCGCATCGATGTGCACGCCCGCCAGGGCAGGCCCATGTATGGCGTGGATGTGGCCATCTTCAATGACGAGGGCCAGCAGCTGCCGCCCGGCGACCCAGCGCCCGGCGAGCTGCGCGTGCGCGGCCCCTGGGTCATCTCCGCCTATTACGGCCAGGATGCTGGCTCGGCGCTGGATGCGCAAGGCTGGTTCAGCACCGGCGATGTGGCCCGGATCGATGAAGAAGGCTTTGTGCAGATCACCGACCGCGCCAAGGATGTCATCAAGTCTGGCGGCGAATGGATCTCGTCGATCGACATCGAGAACCTGGCGCTGGCGCACCCCGCCGTCAAGGAGGCGGCCGTCATCGGCGTGCACCACGAGCGCTGGCAGGAACGCCCGCTGCTGGTCATCGTGCGCAAGCCCGGCACTGAGGTCAGCGGCCAGGAGCTGCTGAACTTTATGAAAGACCGGCTGGCGCGTTGGTGGCTGCCCGATGCGGTGGAGTTTGTTGACGAGCTACCCCACACCGCCACCGGCAAGCTGCTCAAGACCCGGCTGCGCGAGCAGTTCAAAGGCTACCGGCTGCCGGCGGCCACCTCTTCGGCACCCGTCGCCACCTAA
- a CDS encoding ABC transporter ATP-binding protein, producing the protein MTAPPEADAPILEARQLCRQFSGFYAVKDVNLKVKRHSVHALIGPNGAGKTTCFNLLTTFLRPSSGQVLFNGRDISRSDPASVSALGLVRSFQIAAVFSHMTVLENVRIALQRKTGGTFTFWRSVKVLGALDERAMDLLDSVGLTRWKNVKACDLPYGRKRVLELVTTIAMEPEMILLDEPMAGLGHEDIWPVVELIGKVAQGRTVLMVEHNMKVISHLCETVTVLQAGQVLAEGSYDEVSRDPRVIEAYVGGAAHA; encoded by the coding sequence ATGACTGCTCCCCCCGAGGCCGATGCCCCCATCCTGGAGGCGCGCCAGCTCTGCCGCCAGTTCAGCGGCTTCTATGCCGTCAAGGACGTGAACCTGAAAGTCAAGCGCCACTCGGTGCATGCGCTGATCGGCCCCAATGGCGCCGGCAAGACGACCTGCTTCAACCTGCTGACCACCTTCTTGCGCCCCAGCTCGGGCCAGGTGCTGTTCAACGGGCGTGATATCTCGCGCAGCGACCCGGCCAGCGTGTCGGCGCTGGGCCTGGTGCGCTCGTTCCAGATTGCAGCCGTCTTCAGCCACATGACGGTGCTGGAGAACGTGCGCATTGCGCTGCAGCGCAAGACTGGCGGCACGTTCACCTTCTGGCGCTCGGTCAAGGTGCTGGGCGCGCTGGACGAGCGTGCGATGGACCTGCTCGACAGCGTAGGCCTGACGCGCTGGAAAAACGTCAAGGCCTGCGACCTGCCCTATGGCCGCAAGCGCGTGCTGGAGCTGGTCACCACGATCGCGATGGAGCCCGAGATGATTCTGCTGGACGAGCCCATGGCGGGCCTGGGCCATGAGGACATCTGGCCGGTAGTGGAGCTGATTGGCAAGGTGGCGCAGGGGCGCACCGTGCTGATGGTGGAGCACAACATGAAAGTGATATCGCATCTGTGCGAAACCGTCACCGTGCTGCAGGCCGGCCAGGTGCTGGCCGAAGGCAGCTATGACGAGGTATCGCGCGACCCCAGGGTCATTGAAGCCTATGTCGGAGGGGCCGCCCATGCCTGA
- a CDS encoding branched-chain amino acid ABC transporter permease has translation MDTLFGIPTAALIGQLVVGLINGSFYALMSLGLSIIFGLLHVVNFAHGAQYMLGAFVAWGLLHYLGLSYWWALILAPLVVAAFGILLERTMLRHLYAVDHVYALLLTFGISILMEGAFRLWFGVSGQPYPNPLQGGIDVGLSFLPMYRVWVILAGLAVCLVTWYFIEKTKLGAYLRAANENTPLVRTFGINVPRMLTLTYALGVGLAGFSGVMAAPIYQVSPLMGSNLMIIVFAVVVIGGMGSIMGSIITGFALGAIEGLTRVIYPEGAGVVIFIVMIIVLAVRPNGLFGRAH, from the coding sequence ATGGATACTCTTTTCGGAATCCCGACAGCCGCGCTGATCGGCCAGCTCGTGGTGGGCCTGATCAATGGCTCGTTCTACGCGCTGATGAGCCTGGGCCTGTCGATCATCTTCGGCCTGCTGCATGTGGTGAACTTTGCCCACGGCGCGCAGTACATGCTAGGCGCCTTTGTGGCCTGGGGCCTGCTGCACTACCTGGGGCTGAGCTACTGGTGGGCGCTGATCCTGGCGCCGCTGGTGGTGGCGGCCTTCGGCATCCTGCTGGAGCGCACCATGCTGCGCCACCTCTATGCGGTGGACCATGTCTACGCGCTGCTGCTCACCTTCGGCATCTCCATCCTGATGGAGGGCGCGTTCCGGCTGTGGTTTGGCGTCAGCGGCCAGCCCTACCCCAACCCGCTGCAAGGCGGCATCGATGTGGGCCTGAGCTTTTTGCCGATGTACCGCGTCTGGGTGATCCTGGCGGGCCTGGCCGTCTGCCTGGTGACCTGGTACTTCATCGAAAAAACCAAGCTGGGCGCCTACCTGCGCGCCGCCAACGAGAACACGCCCCTGGTGCGCACCTTCGGCATCAATGTGCCGCGCATGCTGACCCTGACCTATGCGCTGGGGGTGGGCCTGGCCGGCTTCAGCGGCGTGATGGCCGCGCCCATCTACCAGGTCAGCCCGCTGATGGGCTCGAACCTGATGATCATCGTCTTTGCCGTCGTCGTCATCGGCGGCATGGGCTCGATCATGGGATCGATCATCACCGGCTTTGCGCTGGGCGCCATCGAGGGCCTGACGCGCGTCATCTACCCCGAAGGCGCTGGCGTGGTCATCTTCATCGTGATGATCATCGTGCTGGCCGTGCGCCCCAACGGCCTGTTTGGC
- a CDS encoding SMP-30/gluconolactonase/LRE family protein, translated as MNALTAQAAAARIHPLLPQRDLLGECPLWDVATQSLYWIDGRAQWVHRYWPADGRQQQWALHAHIGSIALCRSGRLLLALEDDFHFLDPDSGRITPMGVQVQHQGERMRLNDGRCDRGGRFVVGSMSMTPQSPTGKLYQLSGDGRLRELDQGFQVANATCFSPNGRWLYFADSPARQIWRYAYDPATGACGAREAFIDTGALGLAPDGATVDAQGYLWVAMVLSGQLARFTPSGELAGTVDFPTDAYVTCPAFGGPALQTIYLTSISNSGNLLRSSHPDAGAVFVIDGLAATGLEEARFDDTNSPR; from the coding sequence ATGAACGCCCTCACCGCGCAGGCAGCGGCCGCGCGCATCCATCCATTGCTGCCCCAGCGCGATCTGCTGGGCGAATGCCCGCTGTGGGATGTGGCCACGCAATCGCTGTACTGGATCGATGGCCGCGCCCAGTGGGTACACCGCTACTGGCCGGCAGACGGCCGGCAGCAACAGTGGGCGCTGCATGCCCATATCGGCTCGATCGCGCTGTGCCGCAGTGGGCGCTTGCTGCTGGCGCTGGAAGATGACTTCCATTTTCTGGACCCGGACAGCGGCCGGATCACCCCTATGGGCGTGCAGGTGCAACACCAGGGCGAGCGCATGCGCCTGAACGATGGGCGCTGCGACCGGGGCGGCCGCTTTGTGGTCGGCTCGATGAGCATGACGCCGCAGTCGCCTACCGGCAAGCTCTACCAGCTGAGCGGTGATGGCCGCCTGCGCGAGCTGGACCAGGGTTTTCAGGTGGCCAATGCCACCTGCTTTAGCCCCAATGGCCGCTGGCTCTACTTTGCCGACAGCCCGGCGCGCCAGATCTGGCGCTATGCCTATGACCCGGCCACCGGCGCCTGCGGTGCGCGCGAGGCCTTTATCGACACTGGCGCGCTGGGCCTGGCGCCCGATGGCGCCACCGTCGATGCCCAGGGCTACCTCTGGGTGGCCATGGTGCTGAGCGGCCAGCTGGCCCGCTTTACGCCCAGTGGCGAGCTGGCCGGCACGGTGGATTTTCCCACCGATGCCTACGTCACCTGCCCGGCCTTTGGTGGCCCGGCGCTGCAAACCATCTACCTCACCTCGATCAGCAACAGCGGCAACCTGCTGCGCTCCAGCCACCCGGATGCGGGGGCCGTCTTTGTCATCGACGGCCTGGCCGCAACGGGGCTGGAAGAAGCGCGTTTTGACGATACCAACAGCCCACGCTGA
- a CDS encoding flavin-containing monooxygenase: MDNHTIHQVDAIIVGAGFGGLCAVHKFREMGLKIQAFEAGGDVGGVWYWNRYPGARVDLPSIDYSFSFSPEIEQEWTWSEQFAAQPELMRYFNFVAERLDLRKHYQFNTRVDSARWDEARQLWVVRTNRGECYEARYCIMATGPLSVPKEPEIDGIERFGGQILRAARWPHEPVDFSGKRVGVIGTGSTGIQIVQEVGKQACELFVFQRTPSFTMPMRNVPLEPEYVAEVKRHYAGIRELARNSNVGGVRPQSSRPFFSVTPAQRQALLEDAWLQGGLAMLGTFADLMQNEQANEEVAEFVRGKIGEAVDDPATAEALKPRGYPIFARRPCLDTGYYETYNQPHVHLRDCITDPIVSITEKGVRTQSGEVELDVLIFATGYDGLTGALLAFEVEGRDGLTVQQKWKEGATSCLGIMMHGFPNLFMTTGPNGPSALANVVRTSENDVDWTAAAIRHMQAQGFGSIEPSAQEERAWMELVHSLAPRTLLSKAKTWYVGANVQGKAPGLTMFTGGFQKYREHCLAAIQKGFSGYHFAQKRERERAADASATVENATH; encoded by the coding sequence ATGGACAATCACACAATCCACCAGGTGGATGCGATCATCGTGGGCGCCGGTTTTGGCGGTCTGTGCGCAGTGCACAAGTTCCGGGAGATGGGGCTGAAGATCCAGGCCTTCGAGGCCGGTGGCGATGTGGGCGGCGTCTGGTACTGGAACCGCTACCCCGGCGCGCGGGTCGATCTGCCCAGCATCGACTACAGCTTCTCCTTCTCGCCCGAGATCGAGCAGGAATGGACCTGGTCCGAGCAGTTTGCCGCGCAGCCCGAGCTGATGCGCTATTTCAACTTTGTCGCCGAGCGGCTGGACCTGCGCAAGCACTACCAGTTCAACACCCGCGTGGACAGCGCCCGCTGGGACGAGGCACGCCAGCTGTGGGTGGTGCGCACCAACCGGGGCGAATGCTATGAGGCGCGCTATTGCATCATGGCGACCGGCCCGCTGTCGGTGCCCAAGGAGCCGGAGATTGACGGCATTGAGCGCTTTGGCGGGCAGATCCTGCGTGCGGCGCGCTGGCCGCATGAGCCGGTGGACTTCAGCGGCAAGCGCGTGGGGGTGATCGGCACCGGATCGACCGGCATCCAGATCGTGCAGGAAGTGGGCAAGCAGGCCTGCGAGCTGTTCGTCTTCCAGCGCACGCCCAGCTTTACGATGCCGATGCGCAATGTGCCGCTGGAGCCCGAGTATGTCGCCGAAGTCAAGCGCCACTATGCCGGCATCCGCGAGCTGGCGCGCAACAGCAATGTGGGCGGCGTGCGGCCGCAGTCGAGCCGCCCGTTTTTCAGCGTGACGCCAGCGCAGCGCCAGGCGCTGCTGGAAGATGCCTGGCTGCAAGGCGGCCTGGCGATGCTGGGCACCTTTGCCGACCTGATGCAAAACGAGCAGGCCAACGAGGAAGTGGCCGAGTTTGTGCGCGGCAAGATTGGCGAGGCGGTAGACGACCCGGCCACCGCCGAGGCCTTGAAGCCGCGCGGCTACCCCATCTTTGCGCGCCGCCCGTGCCTGGACACCGGCTACTACGAAACCTACAACCAGCCCCATGTGCATCTGCGTGACTGCATCACGGACCCTATCGTGTCCATCACCGAGAAGGGTGTGCGCACGCAGTCGGGCGAGGTGGAGCTGGATGTGCTGATCTTTGCCACTGGCTACGACGGCCTGACCGGCGCACTGCTGGCTTTTGAGGTGGAAGGGCGCGACGGCCTGACGGTGCAGCAGAAGTGGAAGGAGGGTGCGACCTCCTGCCTGGGCATCATGATGCATGGCTTCCCCAACCTGTTCATGACCACCGGGCCCAATGGCCCCTCGGCCCTGGCCAATGTGGTGCGCACCAGCGAGAACGATGTGGACTGGACGGCCGCTGCCATCCGCCACATGCAGGCCCAAGGTTTCGGCAGCATCGAGCCCAGCGCGCAAGAGGAGCGGGCCTGGATGGAGCTGGTCCATTCGCTGGCGCCGCGCACCTTGCTGTCCAAGGCCAAGACCTGGTATGTGGGCGCCAATGTGCAGGGCAAGGCCCCGGGCCTGACCATGTTTACCGGCGGCTTCCAGAAGTACCGCGAGCACTGCCTGGCTGCCATCCAGAAGGGCTTTAGCGGCTACCACTTTGCGCAGAAGCGCGAACGCGAGCGCGCGGCAGACGCCAGCGCAACAGTGGAAAACGCCACGCACTGA
- a CDS encoding ABC transporter ATP-binding protein — translation MLQVQNLRAWYGETLALDGIDLHVGEGEVVCLLGRNGAGKTTTLRAIMGLLKKREGQISIQGQPTEGLPPEAIAHLGVAYCPEERGIFASLSTEENLMLPPVLHPGGLTVEEIYQVFPNLQARRKSPGTRLSGGEQQMLAIARILRTGARLLLLDEATEGLAPVIVQKIGQTLEMIRARGYTVLMVEQNFRFAASVADRFYVIEEGRVASHFHRAELETRRDEIEALLGL, via the coding sequence ATGCTGCAGGTGCAGAACCTGCGCGCCTGGTATGGCGAAACCCTGGCGCTCGATGGCATCGACCTGCATGTGGGCGAAGGCGAGGTCGTCTGCCTGCTGGGGCGCAACGGCGCCGGCAAGACAACCACCTTGCGCGCCATCATGGGCCTGCTCAAAAAGCGCGAGGGCCAGATCAGCATCCAGGGCCAACCCACCGAAGGCCTGCCGCCCGAGGCCATTGCCCACCTGGGCGTGGCCTATTGCCCGGAGGAGCGCGGCATTTTTGCCAGCCTCAGCACCGAAGAAAACCTGATGCTGCCGCCCGTGCTGCACCCCGGCGGGCTGACGGTGGAGGAGATCTACCAGGTCTTCCCCAACCTGCAGGCGCGCCGCAAGAGCCCGGGCACGCGCCTGTCGGGCGGTGAGCAGCAGATGCTGGCCATTGCCCGCATTCTGCGCACCGGCGCACGCCTGCTGCTGCTCGATGAGGCCACCGAAGGGCTGGCCCCCGTCATCGTGCAGAAGATCGGCCAGACGCTGGAGATGATCCGCGCGCGCGGCTACACGGTGCTGATGGTGGAGCAGAACTTCCGCTTTGCCGCATCGGTGGCCGACCGCTTCTACGTGATCGAGGAAGGGCGCGTGGCCAGCCACTTCCACCGCGCCGAGCTGGAAACGCGGCGCGACGAGATCGAAGCGCTGCTGGGACTGTGA